The following are encoded in a window of Vespula pensylvanica isolate Volc-1 chromosome 2, ASM1446617v1, whole genome shotgun sequence genomic DNA:
- the LOC122626944 gene encoding homeobox protein B-H1-like, whose protein sequence is MSGETEIEVSVVSEEDLELEGSRSSSTPADLLIQEKNGKGSCGLALGNHHRPFSFDVGKPALRPACNPQYTSFSIQSILGRSVSPRSDSTSNVSSTERRSTDVEVASSPVSPPSSRTNNQRIPPSCASPPRISSPTSLRPAVGHQRASASSQVIENTRNDAASIGVGCTSPPSPNVAATFSPTTNDAATNPLLGHQAADLAHAVVEHGHMLQRLGLMSTLISARYPVGVFFPPTLQHLHQHQQQQQHQQQQQQQQQHHSRLATVSSALSNAVQVGGQAADISDVTAEASIRGVLPGGPTAWPFPWRPAHGLQTLEHPSPGDVVGALSRVSPASASFPQKDELEDENGEDRLHRTRSSSSGDEAHDELADGDDCQDGDGDGDSTNAGLHGGVGGGSAGGGGVGGGGGGGGGGGGGGGGGGGGGGGGGGGGSTGGQSNGVQVGLDSRDSGSIKRKKKTRTVFSRSQVFQLESTFDMKRYLSSSERAGLAASLRLTETQVKIWFQNRRNKWKRQLAAELEAANMAHAAQRLVRVPILYHEASAGSASSAGVSVSVTAPPQPPTAPSSAVSSVLSHSVGVGVGVGVGTSCAPVVGQTAQPIFYSHHHQHHHHHPAHVQPHALLPHQVHPQPPPPPPPPPNGQPTQSSSQ, encoded by the exons ATGTCCGGCGAGACGGAGATCGAAGTGTCGGTCGTGTCCGAGGAAGATCTCGAGCTCGAGGGCTCGCGAAGTAGTTCGACGCCGGCGGACTTGTTAATTcaagaaaagaatggaaaaggaaGCTGCGGACTCGCACTTGGCAATCATCATCGTCCTTTCAGCTTCGACGTTGGCAAGCCCGCCCTTCGGCCGGCTTGCAATCCTCAATACACGTCGTTCAGTATTCAAAGTATTCTCGGTAGGTCCGTCTCGCCGCGGAGCGACTCGACCTCGAACGTCTCCTCCACGGAAAGACGTTCGACCGACGTCGAGGTTGCTTCCTCGCCCGTCTCGCCGCCCAGTTCGAGGACGAACAATCAAAGAATCCCTCCGTCTTGTGCGAGCCCACCGAGAATAAGCTCGCCGACATCCCTCAGGCCAGCCGTCGGTCATCAACGTGCATCCGCCAGCAGTCAAGTCATCGAAAACACGAGAAACGATGCCGCCAGCATCGGTGTTGGCTGTACAAGCCCTCCGAGTCCTAACGTCGCGGCAACTTTCTCGCCAACCACCAACGACGCCGCGACGAATCCCCTCTTGGGTCATCAAGCGGCTGATCTTGCCCACGCCGTCGTCGAACACGGACATATGCTTCAAAG ATTGGGGCTGATGTCGACGCTGATAAGCGCCCGATATCCCGTCGGTGTCTTCTTCCCGCCAACGTTGCAACATCTTCATCAGcatcagcaacaacagcaacatcagcaacagcagcaacaacaacagcaacatcaCTCGCGTTTAGCGACGGTCTCCTCGGCGCTGAGCAATGCCGTCCAAGTCGGTGGACAAGCGGCTGACATCAGTGACGTCACAGCAGAAGCCAGCATCAGAGGAGTCCTTCCTGGTGGACCGACAGCTTGGCCGTTTCCATGGAGGCCCGCTCACGGATTGCAAACGCTCGAACATCCGTCGCCAGGCGACGTCGTTGGCGCTCTCAGCCGCGTCAGCCCTGCTTCCGCCTCCTTTCCGCAAAAGG ACGAGCTGGAGGACGAGAACGGCGAGGACCGGCTGCACCGGACGAGGAGTTCATCGAGCGGCGACGAGGCTCACGACGAGCTAGCCGACGGGGACGATTGCCAAGatggcgacggcgacggcgactcGACGAACGCAGGATTGCACGGTGGCGTGGGCGGTGGGTCGGCCGGTGGTGGAGGGGtcggtggaggtggaggaggaggaggaggaggaggtggaggaggaggcggcggcggtggaggcggcggcggcggcggcggcggcgggaGTACCGGTGGTCAGAGCAACGGAGTACAAGTTGGCCTAGACTCGCGGGATTCCGGTAGCATAAAGCGCAAGAAGAAGACGCGCACGGTGTTCTCGCGATCGCAGGTCTTCCAATTGGAATCGACGTTCGACATGAAACGCTATCTGTCGTCGTCGGAACGGGCAGGCCTCGCTGCGTCCTTGAGATTGACGGAGACTCAGGTGAAGATCTGGTTCCAGAATCGTCGCAACAAGTGGAAAAGACAATTGGCCGCCGAATTGGAGGCCGCAAATATGGCGCACGCCGCTCAGAGACTCGTCAGGGTGCCGATACTGTACCACGAAGCTTCCGCGGGTAGCGCTAGTTCGGCTGGAGTATCCGTCTCGGTAACGGCACCGCCTCAACCACCAACGGCACCGTCCTCGGCCGTCTCCTCGGTGCTCTCGCATTCCGTCGGCGTTGGCGTCGGCGTCGGGGTTGGCACTTCCTGTGCCCCGGTAGTCGGCCAAACTGCCCAACCGATCTTCTACTCTCATCACCATCaacaccatcatcatcatccggCTCACGTGCAGCCTCACGCCCTTCTACCCCACCAAGTGCATCCCCAACCACCcccgccaccgccaccaccacccaACGGGCAACCGACCCAATCCTCCTCGCAATAA